In Ornithorhynchus anatinus isolate Pmale09 chromosome 5, mOrnAna1.pri.v4, whole genome shotgun sequence, the DNA window AAGTTGGCTAGGGTGGAGAatggagaggatgaggggaggaggtggggcggaAGATGGTGGGGTTCAGTCTGGGGATACCGGGAGGCCCCCTGAGCACTCTGGGTTGCAGAGGAGGAGCATGGCATCAGATTCACCCCTGAGACTCCCAGCCACCAGCCCACCATCTGGGGAGGACAAGCCCTCCGACTTCCTGTTGACAGCCCAGGCCACCATCAACATCTTCACCGTCCTCTTCATCTTCATTACCTTCTTCGCAGGCGTGTGTGGCAACGGGTTGGTCATCTGGGTGGCCGGCTTCCGCCTGCCCCTCACGGTCAACCGCATCTGGTACCTCAACCTGGCCGTGGCCGATTTGGCCTTCACCTTGTCCCTGCCGGTTCTGGCGGTGGTTTTGGCCCTGAGCCACCAGTGGGTCACCTGCAAGGTCATCGCGGTCGTGCTGGTGCTCAACCTCTTCGCCAGCATCTTCCAGCTGAGTCTCATCTCTGTGGACCGCTGCGTGTGCGTGTACTGGCCCCTGTGGGCCCGCCGACACCGCACCCCTTGGCgggcagggctgggggttggggccgTCTGGCTTCTGGCCCTGGCCTGCGTGGTCCCGAACGTGCTGTTCTTGGACTGGTTGGCCATCCAGGGCTCGGCCAACGCCAGATGCTACAAAATCTTTGACTCCTGGAACCAGACCCGTGGCGATGGGGAGCGGGGGCAGCAATTGGCCAGGAGTCAGGCTTTGGCCTTCCGGGCTGGCCACTTCACCTTCACCTTCCTGCTGCCCCTGGCCCTCATTGGGGGCTGCTCCGGCCTCATCGCCTTCAAGCTGCGGAGGAAGCAGGAGCAGCCCGGTAGGCCCTTCCGCGTGCTGGCCTCCGTGGTGGCCGCCTTCTTCGTCTGCtggttcccctcccacctcctggggCTGCTGCAGCTGGGGTCGGGGGACCGTGTGGGCTCGGAGCTGAGGTCCCCACTCTTCACCCTTCTGGGGCCGCTGACCTTGTGCTTGATCTGCCTCAACAGCTGCTTGAACCCCCTTCTCTACGCTTTCCTGGGCCGGGACTTCCGGGACCATCTGAtccgctccctgcccaccgccCTGGAGCGGGCCCTCAGCGAGGAGCCTGGCCTCCTCCACCCCAACTCCTAGGGGCTGCGGCCAAGGAAAGGCAGGGGACTGAAAGGTGGGGACAGAGAccgcagggttggggggggatgacgtcgactaattaattaattaactatggtatgtgtttagcggttactctgtgccaggcactttactaaccactggggtgggtactagcagggttggacacagtccctgtcccaagaggggctcatggtctcaatcctcattttacaggtgagggaactgaggcacagagaaatgaaatgacttgcccgaggttacagagcagactgGTGGCCGAAACTGGAAACAGGACCGAAGTCCTTGAagtcccaggctcatgccttTCCCATTAGGGCACGGTGCTTTCCTACTCACTACCCACTGGCCTGAATGGAGAgtacagggagagggcagggactttggggagggggtggggactgcctggagggggtgggaaaagcgGAAAATGGGCGCGAACGGCGaggaagaggcacagaaaagtgaaatgactcacccaaggctatAGAGGAGACGAGTGGAGTTCTGGTGGTGGTCGGTACCTGAGCCTGAGAAGGAGAATTGTTGCAGTGATTAAAGAATCACCTTAGCCCCGAAAATCAATGAGTTTATCAATCAGGCTAATCCATTTCAGAGGCAGGTTGAATGATTAAATCTCCGTGGCTTAAGTCTGAATGAGGAGGGTGGCCATCCATGTGCCAGTCCTGGGGAGACACAgcccaaagcagtcaatcagtagaaTGTATTGAACACCAAATGTgcacagtacactgtactaagcacttgggacagtatgagatttagtagacacaatccctggtctcaaggagcATGTGATCTACTATTAAGGGTTATGGAGAAAGGCATCCAAATTCCAAGCTGGTGGGAGGGGAAAAGTAGGGGT includes these proteins:
- the LOC100093361 gene encoding formyl peptide receptor 2-like codes for the protein MASDSPLRLPATSPPSGEDKPSDFLLTAQATINIFTVLFIFITFFAGVCGNGLVIWVAGFRLPLTVNRIWYLNLAVADLAFTLSLPVLAVVLALSHQWVTCKVIAVVLVLNLFASIFQLSLISVDRCVCVYWPLWARRHRTPWRAGLGVGAVWLLALACVVPNVLFLDWLAIQGSANARCYKIFDSWNQTRGDGERGQQLARSQALAFRAGHFTFTFLLPLALIGGCSGLIAFKLRRKQEQPGRPFRVLASVVAAFFVCWFPSHLLGLLQLGSGDRVGSELRSPLFTLLGPLTLCLICLNSCLNPLLYAFLGRDFRDHLIRSLPTALERALSEEPGLLHPNS